The DNA segment GTATTAAAAACAATTGTTCACTTATTTGATTAAGTCTGATGTTTCATTTACACGATAAACTTAAATACTTTCTATATCCGGCACCAGTGGATATGCGTAAAAGCTTTTACACACTCAGCGGCATTGTAAGCTCCTTGATGAAGCGTAATGTTCAGGACGGTGAAGTTTTTATATTTGTCAACCGTAGGCTGACCACCATGAAAATACTTCATCTAGAACACGGCGGGTTGGTAATTTACCATAAGAAGCTCG comes from the Saccharicrinis fermentans DSM 9555 = JCM 21142 genome and includes:
- the tnpB gene encoding IS66 family insertion sequence element accessory protein TnpB (TnpB, as the term is used for proteins encoded by IS66 family insertion elements, is considered an accessory protein, since TnpC, encoded by a neighboring gene, is a DDE family transposase.); the protein is MFHLHDKLKYFLYPAPVDMRKSFYTLSGIVSSLMKRNVQDGEVFIFVNRRLTTMKILHLEHGGLVIYHKKLDSGVFKLPAFDESLTSHIISWHDLMLIVKNVKPKKRLLKR